GTATGGCCTCTATTTAGTGCACGACAGGTTGGGAAACCTGCTGTTTCTTTTTGATCAAAATGCTGTTATTCATTTTTTGCAGCTCAGCCACATCTAAAATCAATGCAACAGAACCATCGCCCATAATCGTTGCGGCAGAAATACCCGGAATTTTGCGGTAGTTGCTTTCGATATTTTTCACCACCACTTGTTGCTGCCCGACAAGTTTGTCCACCAGCAAGGCAAAACGGTGCCCCGCATTTTGAATAATTAACACGATGCTGTTATCCAAATTGCGTTCTGCTTCTTCAATAGAAAAAACGTGGTGAAGTTCGACCAATGGCAAGTATTCTCCACGAACCAACAACATTTTTTCTTCACCCGCTAGGCGATAGATATCTTCTTGGCGAGGTTGTAAGGTGCTGATAATGGCGCTCAAAGGCACAATGAATACATCTTCCGCCACTTTGACTGACATTCCATCAAGGATTGCAAGGGTTAAAGGAAGTAAAATACGAATGATAGTGCCTTTACCTTCGGTGAAACCGATTTGAATGCGGCCACCCATATCTTGAATATTCCTCTTCACCACATCCATCCCCACACCTCGACCCGAGACATCGGTCACGACCTCTGCGGTAGAAAAGCCTGGTGCCATGATCAGCATCGCCACTTCATCATTACTCATGGCGTCATGCACATTCATTCCTTGGGAACGCGCTTTTGCCAAAATACGCTCACGGTTCAGTCCTGCCCCATCATCACGCACTTCAATGCAAATATTGCCGCTTTGATGTGCAGCGGCGAGGGTCAACGTCCCTGCTTCTGGCTTGCCATTTGCCACGCGAACGTCTGGTTTTTCAATGCCATGATCTAAGCTATTACGGACAAGGTGGTTTAGCGGGTCGACAATGCGCTCAATCAGGCTCTTATCAAGTTCTGTTGAGCTACCCTCAACTTTTAACTCAATTTTCTTACCTAATTTCGAGGCAATATCACGCACCATGCGCGGGAAACGACTGAAAACATAATCCATTGGCATCATGCGTATAGACATAACAGACTCTTGCAATGCGCGCGAATTACGCTCTAACTGCACAATGGAGCTCAACAAATCACTGTATTCGTTTTGATCAACATGCTGGCTATGCTGTGTCAGCATGGACTGGATAATCACTAACTCACCCACAAGGTTGATTAATTGGTCGACCTTTTCCACGGCAACACGAATACTACTGGAATCCCCTTTCGGTTTTGTCACGGCAGGCTTTTTCGAAGGGCTTGCTGCTACAGCAGACTTAACCACTTCTTTTGGCACCACAATTTCCGTTTCCTGACTGGGTTCATCTTCACTTTCTTGCTCTGCTTGTGGTGCGAACGATTGGCAATCGGAAAACGAAACAGCTTCCTGTGCAATTTGTGATTCATCCACCACAAAACACAGCACTCCACAAACATCCTCGATGTTGGTATTTGTGCCTAACCATGCTTGCAGGCTATTTGCCGCTTTTTCGGTAT
The window above is part of the Providencia sp. R33 genome. Proteins encoded here:
- the cheA gene encoding chemotaxis protein CheA, with translation MDITEFYQTFFDEADELLRDMEQHLLELDPFDPDSEQLNAIFRSAHSIKGGAATFGFTQLQNTTHTLENLLDKARHDELTLTPDIIDVFLDTKDVMASQLDAYKNDSLPDEESFKRICEVLGRVENHVEEVIDTSPTIENVEPAEAVTDEEKHVGSQGEFSHYFKITLSGLKDTEVDLLADELELFGHLYHTEKAANSLQAWLGTNTNIEDVCGVLCFVVDESQIAQEAVSFSDCQSFAPQAEQESEDEPSQETEIVVPKEVVKSAVAASPSKKPAVTKPKGDSSSIRVAVEKVDQLINLVGELVIIQSMLTQHSQHVDQNEYSDLLSSIVQLERNSRALQESVMSIRMMPMDYVFSRFPRMVRDIASKLGKKIELKVEGSSTELDKSLIERIVDPLNHLVRNSLDHGIEKPDVRVANGKPEAGTLTLAAAHQSGNICIEVRDDGAGLNRERILAKARSQGMNVHDAMSNDEVAMLIMAPGFSTAEVVTDVSGRGVGMDVVKRNIQDMGGRIQIGFTEGKGTIIRILLPLTLAILDGMSVKVAEDVFIVPLSAIISTLQPRQEDIYRLAGEEKMLLVRGEYLPLVELHHVFSIEEAERNLDNSIVLIIQNAGHRFALLVDKLVGQQQVVVKNIESNYRKIPGISAATIMGDGSVALILDVAELQKMNNSILIKKKQQVSQPVVH